The Anolis carolinensis isolate JA03-04 chromosome 2, rAnoCar3.1.pri, whole genome shotgun sequence genome has a window encoding:
- the lag3 gene encoding lymphocyte activation gene 3 protein — protein sequence MTLLFLFWMVALSLQLANASRNPFCATGEDTQVWAKEGGQALLPCYLSSQKLESSWRQLYQGLTLRWVRHEGSSHRKRRLILKVDPSGIKKWSRSMIHRLSIWDAGFLRGNFSLQIDPLLNDDTGIYEMLVKYGSSVWCCQVKLGVVSVTANPPGPLVELGAVKLTCNCTRSEKPIKIRWFHAGLPIPTTGRFISQGQALFISSSFGNDSGPWLCQLIFADGEIISATYELQVIGFTEKTIPVVYTAAGSDANLPCILNYKPLDYGISDVAVHWKHMGRREMKATATSIRGNQRNFSLYLPAVGPEDAGQYLCEVTIQGTTITQNVTLAIMTVIRSSEGTAVTEGSHLMLTCNLSYHTGQERFRWQKLGSMPTESASRKAEVLKHTLEISPVSLSDAGTWECQVYGPDEMLGSVQHRLEITAAQVSSSQPGTPGKVIFGLMVGFFILVISVLALTHHVRKRVTSSNFPALELMVAATLPGKKEKVGDPEEKVQQMEY from the exons ATGACTTTATTGTTCCTTTTCTGGATGGTTGCCCTCAGTTTGCAGTTGGCCAATG CATCCAGAAATCCTTTCTGTGCAACAGGAGAGGACACTCAGGTTTGGGCTAAGGAAGGAGGCCAAGCTCTGCTTCCCTGTTACCTGAGTTCTCAGAAGTTGGAGAGCAGTTGGAGGCAACTGTATCAGGGATTAACACTTCGCTGGGTACGGCATGAAGGCAG TTCCCACAGGAAGCGCCGTTTGATTCTAAAGGTGGATCCCAGTGGGATCAAGAAATGGTCCCGTTCCATGATACACCGATTATCAATCTGGGATGCCGGTTTTCTTCGGGGGAATTTTTCTCTTCAGATTGACCCCTTACTAAATGATGATACAGGAATCTATGAGATGCTGGTGAAATATGGTAGCAGTGTTTGGTGCTGCCAGGTGAAGCTTGGTGTGGTGTCAG TGACTGCTAACCCTCCTGGTCCTCTGGTTGAGCTGGGAGCCGTGAAACTAACCTGTAACTGCACACGTTCAGAAAAACCCATAAAGATACGCTGGTTCCATGCAGGTCTTCCGATTCCAACTACTGGTCGTTTCATCTCTCAAGGCCAAGCTCTGTTTATCTCCAGTTCATTTGGGAATGACTCTGGGCCCTGGCTCTGTCAACTCATCTTTGCAGATGGAGAGATAATTTCTGCCACATACGAGCTGCAAGTCATAG GATTTACAGAGAAAACTATTCCTGTAGTCTATACAGCCGCAGGATCTGATGCCAACCTACCCTGCATCCTAAATTACAAACCCTTGGACTATGGCATCTCAGATGTGGCTGTCCATTGGAAGCACATGGGAAGGAGAGAAATGAAGGCAACAGCCACTTCTATCCGTGGAAATCAGAGAAATTTCTCCCTCTATCTCCCTGCTGTGGGCCCTGAAGATGCAGGCCAATACCTCTGTGAGGTCACCATCCAAGGCACCACTATTACGCAGAATGTCACGCTGGCAATAATGACAG tCATCCGAAGCAGTGAAGGAACAGCAGTCACAGAGGGATCTCACTTGATGCTCACCTGCAACCTGAGCTACCACACTGGACAGGAGCGTTTTCGCTGGCAGAAGTTGGGATCCATGCCCACGGAGAGTGCCTCCAGAAAGGCAGAGGTCTTGAAACACACTCTGGAGATCTCTCCAGTGTCACTGAGTGATGCAGGCACCTGGGAATGCCAAGTCTATGGTCCAGATGAGATGCTGGGTTCTGTACAACATCGCCTAGAAATTACAG CTGCCCAGGTCTCCAGTTCACAGCCTGGAACTCCTGGAAAGGTCATTTTTGGGCTGATGGTTGGCTTCTTTATTCTTGTTATTTCTGTTTTGGCTTTGACCCATCATGTAAGGAAAAGG GTCACCTCCTCAAACTTCCCAGCACTGGAACTGATGGTAGCTGCCACTTtgccaggaaaaaaagaaaaagttggAGACCCGGAAGAAAAAGTCCAGCAGATGGAATATTGA